In Silene latifolia isolate original U9 population chromosome 3, ASM4854445v1, whole genome shotgun sequence, a single window of DNA contains:
- the LOC141648990 gene encoding uncharacterized protein LOC141648990 — MRRHISDGRETRIEGHAWILGTHSGRFISTCTEGNEGRFVADLIRPNCEWDEVKIDLLLLPFEKERVMNIRVSPNRPRDCWYWGFDWDIVYSVKMAYAMLLCSEALATKPNIAARVEGEFSKCSFCNSFAESSLHLFRDCRVAWWVWEGLGVEGVMEEGGSGVRDWVEVCWKGTVESKYGKFMVGYWALWELRNTVVFEGSDIDPEKVVRRMMDVLEEGDGMGTVAEGDVVGIGVVSRDGNGAVLWGLSIVRNQNWDPSMGEAVAILDGLQEVAQRGHRNVEIESGCLMVVEAL, encoded by the exons ATGAGGAGGCATATTAGTGATGGGAGGGAGACGAGAATCGAGGGTCATGCTTGGATTCTAGGAACCCATTCGGGTCGCTTTATTTCAACTTGTACGGAGGGAAACGAGGGACGGTTTGTTGCTGATCTTATACGGCCAAATTGTGAGTGGGATGAGGTGAAAATCGACCTGCTTTTATTGCCTTTTGAGAAGGAGCGAGTTATGAATATCCGTGTTAGTCCGAATAGGCCAAGGGATTGTTGGTATTGGGGCTTCGACTGGGACATTGTTTATTCAGTGAAGATGGCGTATGCGATGTTG CTGTGTAGCGAGGCGTTGGCTACGAAACCAAACATTGCGGCTCGAGTAGAAGGTGAGTTTTCTAAATGTTCTTTCTGTAATTCTTTTGCCGAGTCGAGTCTTCATTTGTTCCGGGATTGTAGAGTGGCGTGGTGGGTCTGGGAAGGCTTGGGTGTTGAGGGCGTGATGGAGGAAGGAGGGAGTGGGGTGCGAGATTGGGTTGAGGTGTGTTGGAAGGGTACGGTGGAGAGCAAGTATGGCAAGTTCATGGTGGGATATTGGGCTCTTTGGGAGTTGCGGAATACGGTAGTCTTTGAGGGGTCTGATATTGATCCCGAAAAGGTGGTGAGACGGATGATGGACGTGCTTGAGGAAGGAGATGGTATGGGGACGGTGGCG GAGGGGGACGTTGTTGGGATAGGGGTGGTGAGTCGTGATGGAAATGGTGCTGTTTTGTGGGGTTTGTCGATTGTTCGGAATCAGAATTGGGATCCTAGCATGGGGGAGGCTGTGGCGATTTTAGATGGTCTACAAGAAGTTGCGCAAAGAGGGCATCGAAATGTGGAGATCGAGAGTGGCTGTCTTATGGTGGTCGAGGCACTGTAG